DNA sequence from the Euzebyales bacterium genome:
AGCAGGGTCACGCCGACCGTGCGTCCCGCGGTCGCGAACGCCTGCGCGGCGATGCCGTCGCCGGCGTCGCCGTCCGCCGCGCCGAGCTCGGAGCGGTACCGGGCCAGCAGGTGGATGCCGAAGTCGACACCGAGACCGACGATCAGGATCGGCACGATCTGGGTCTGCGGCGAGAACGCGCCGATCACGTCCGCGTAGCCGGGGCCGAGCAGCACGCCCAGGCCCTGCATCCACACAACCGCGAGCACGATCACAGCCAGCGTGAGTGTGACGTCCGCGGCCGTGCGGCGGCCCATGCGGGCGGTCGCCCGCAGCCGCGGCCGCGCCCGGGGGGTCACCCAGTAGACGGCGGCGAGCACCGCGGTGATGATCAGCAGCGCCGTGCCGAACAGGCGCCCGACCTCGCCGCCGACTTCGGAGTCGGCCAGCAGCAGCGGGATCGACAGCGGCGCCACGGTCACGCGGTCCGCTGGCTCGACGGTCTCCACGACGTCGACGAGCGCGCGCTGCTGGTCGAGCGCGCCGTCCTCGTCGAGACCGGACGTGTCCTGGAACACCAGCACGAGCCCGGTGGTGACGATCTCGTCGCCGCCGGTCGATTCGCCGAGCAGACCGTCGTACAACGCGCCGAACTGCGACGGCAGCTGCTCGAGCGCCCGTGCCTGGAGCGCACGGACGTCACCGTCGTCGAGTCCGCCGATCCCGCGTTGCTCGACGGCCTGGGCGACGGGTCCGAGATGCGAGACGATCGCCGGCTGGCCGCCGCCGCGCTCGTCGACCAGCGTCGAGGCGACCTCGGAGTCGCGGATCGCACGCTCGAGCGCGGTGACCGTCTCCAGTCCCGCGACCGACCGGACGTCGGACCCATCGGTCGACTCGACCAGGATCTGCAGCACCTGCGTCTGGTCGCCGAACGCCTCGTCCAGGGTGTCCTGCGCGGCGGTCAGCTCGTTGTCGACCGCGGCCCCGTCCTCCATGACCGCCTGCGATGCGAAGGCGCCGAACACGGCGGTCAGGGTCACCACGACGACGATCGTGGCCACGGGCCACCGCAGCACGGTCTTCGTCAGGTTCCGCATCCTGTGCTCCTGTCTGCTGAACGGTGCCGGTCGGCCTGCCGTTCGGTAGAATCCTCGGTCAACGACTGTCTCGGTGAACGAGAAGATTATCTCACTGACCGAGAAGTTCAACCACCGAGGCAAAGAAGGACGCGTGGAACAGCAGCCAGGCCCACCGTTCGCCCCACGGCTGGCACCCGTGCTGGAGTCCCTGCGTGAGTTGTCGTGGCGATCGGCCCGCTTCGCTGACCACATGGCGCACGGGATGGACCTCCACCAGACCGACCTCGTCGGCGTGATGGCCGTGCACGAGCTGACTGCGGCGCACCCACAGCAGCACGCCGGGGCCGGGACGCACACCACGCCGCCACGCCATGCGACCGGAGACTCCCCGCCGACCGCGCTCGGCCCCACGATCGGCCAGCTCGGCGAGCGGCTGGAGTTGTCGTCCGCGGCCACGACCGGGTTGGTCGACCGCCTGGAGCGCGCCGGCCACGTCGAGCGCGTCCGCGACCCGGCCGATCGACGGCGCATCCGCCTACGCGCGACGGGCCGGTCGGAACGCCTGGCCGCCGAGATGCTCCGCGGCTATCTCGAGCGACTGGGCCGCGTGCTCGACCAGTTCGACGACGCCGAGCTGGACGCCGCCGATCGCGTGCTGCGCGCCGCCATCGACGCGATGGAGCACCCAGCATCCGCGTGATGACGTCGTCGCCCCGGCGCCGACGCATCCCAAAGACCACACGGGGCCGGTCCGCGTCTCGTGCCCACGGGACCGAGACGTCCCCGCTCATGTTGCGTAGACTGCTGTCCCGATCCCGCGACGGTCGGGACGCCACATGGGGCGCTGGTGGGGTATGACGATACACGACCGGGTCTGGCACAAGTGGTACGACGACGGGGTGCCGCCGAACGTCGACTTCGAGGATCTGACGATCGATCAGATCTTCGATGAGTCCGTCGAACGGTATGCCGACCGCCCGGCCGTCGTGTTCCTCAACAGCCGGTTGAGCTACCGTCAGCTGCGGGACCACGTGGACAGCCTCGCGACGGCGCTCGCGGGCATGGGGGTGGGCCAGGACAGCCGGGTGGCCATCCACCTGCCCAACATCCCCCAGACGGTCATCGCGTTCTTCGCGACGCAGCGCCTCGGCGCCCAAGCGGTGATGACGAATCCGCTGTACGTGCCCAGGGAACTCGAGCACCAGTGGAACGATGCAGCGGTCAAGGTCGCGATCACCGCTGACTTCCTCTTCGAGCGGCACATCAGGGCGATGCGCGACAGCCTGCCCGTCCGGCACTACGTGATCGCCTCGATCCCCGAGTATCTGCGGTTCCCGTTGAATCGTCTGGCACCGCTGCGGTTGAAGCGGATGGATCCGCCGACCTACGCCAAGGTCGCTCCGGGACCGGGCATCCACCGATTCCGCGCGTTGGTGGACGCCACCAGCCCGAGCCCGCCCAGCGTGGACATCTCGATGGACGACGTGGCGCTGCTGCAGTACACGGGCGGCACGACCGGCGTGTCGAAGGGCGCGCAGCTCACGCAGCGCAACATCAGCTACAACGTCCAGCAGGTCACGGCCTGGTTCCCCACGGTCGAGCCGGGCAGGGAGGTGCTGCTGGCTGCCGTCCCGTACTTCCACGTGCTGGGACTCACGTGCTGCCTGAACTGGCCGATCCACGCCGGCGCGGCGATGGTGCTCATGCCCAACCCGCGGGACATCCCGGAGATGGTGAAGAACATCAGCAGGCACCGGGTGACGCTGTTCCCGGCGGTCCCTGCGATGTTCAACGCCATCAACCACCATCCCGGCGTCGACACCATCGATCTGAGCAGCGTGAAGGCGTGCTTCTCGGGCTCGGCGCCGCTGTCGGAGGAGGTCCAGCGCCGGTTCGAGACGCTGACGGGCAGCAAGATCGTCGAGGGCTACGGGCTGACCGAGACCTCACCGGTGACGCACGCCAACCCGATGTGGGGCACGCGCAAGATCGGCCACGTCGGGCTTCCCGTGCCCAGCACCGACGCCAGGATCGTCGACCCCGACCCCGACCCCGACACCGCGGAAATGCCCGTCGGCCAAGAGGGTGAGCTCATCATCCGCGGACCGCAGGTGATGAAGGGCTACTGGCAGATGCCCGAGGCCACCGACGACATGATCCGCGATGGGTGGCTGTACACCGGCGACCTGGCGGTCATGGACGCCGATGGCTACTTCCGGATCGTCGGGCGCAAGAAGGACCTCATCATCGCCAGCGGCTACAACGTGTACCCGGATGAGATCGACGGCGTCCTCATGAGCCACCCGGCGGTCCTGGACGCGTGCACGATCGGGATCCCCGACGAGCGCAGGGGTGAGACGGTGAAGGCGTTCGTCGTGCGGCATCCCGATCGGCAGGTCAGCGAAGCCGATCTCACCGGGTTCTGCCGGGAACAGCTGGCCGCCTACAAGGTGCCCACCGCCATCGAGTTCCGCGACGATCTCCCGAAGAGCGCGGCGCTGAAGACCCTGCGGCGCGTGCTGCGTGACGAGGTCGTCCCGGACGCCTGAGGGCGTGGCGGAACCCACGTCAACCGTAGGAAGGAACCGGGCGTGGCGGAGCTGTCCATCGGCATGGTCGGGCTCTTGCGCACGCCTCGGAGGCCCGGCTGACGCTCGACACACCCTTCCGCCCAAGCTGGCGGACACCCGTCTGACGTACCCGCTCCCGCGACGATGCGCCTCTGGCTCGCCGGTGGTCACACGTCCAGTGCGCGCAACTGTCGGGTGAGGAAGTCGCGCTCGGCCGCGTTCGTCGTCAGGGTGATGGCGCGGTCGTATGCCGCGATCGCGTCGGACGTGCGGCCGGCCCTGGCGAGCAGATCGGCCCGCGCCGCGTGGTAGGGCTGATACTCCGCGAGCCGCTCGGCATCGACGCCGTCCAGGGCGGCGAGACCGTCGGCCGCCCCGCGCAGCTCGCCCACAGCGATCGCCCGGTTCAGCGCGACCACCGGGTTGGGACGCAACGCGAACAGCTGGTCGTACAACGCGACGATCTGCGCCCAGTCGGTCGCCGCGGCGACGGGCGCGTCG
Encoded proteins:
- a CDS encoding MMPL family transporter → MRNLTKTVLRWPVATIVVVVTLTAVFGAFASQAVMEDGAAVDNELTAAQDTLDEAFGDQTQVLQILVESTDGSDVRSVAGLETVTALERAIRDSEVASTLVDERGGGQPAIVSHLGPVAQAVEQRGIGGLDDGDVRALQARALEQLPSQFGALYDGLLGESTGGDEIVTTGLVLVFQDTSGLDEDGALDQQRALVDVVETVEPADRVTVAPLSIPLLLADSEVGGEVGRLFGTALLIITAVLAAVYWVTPRARPRLRATARMGRRTAADVTLTLAVIVLAVVWMQGLGVLLGPGYADVIGAFSPQTQIVPILIVGLGVDFGIHLLARYRSELGAADGDAGDGIAAQAFATAGRTVGVTLLLCTAATAIGFLTNLASPVEFLATLGVLAAAGITAAFVLTMTLVPAVRMLLDRRAARAGRLPAETLASQRTSTLPRLIGRTSWLAERAPAATLAVALLLVGVGGYGYTQLDTRFEITDFVPQDDPALETFETLQEQFAGGFDERTEVLLTGDVATPDAH
- a CDS encoding MarR family transcriptional regulator encodes the protein MNEKIISLTEKFNHRGKEGRVEQQPGPPFAPRLAPVLESLRELSWRSARFADHMAHGMDLHQTDLVGVMAVHELTAAHPQQHAGAGTHTTPPRHATGDSPPTALGPTIGQLGERLELSSAATTGLVDRLERAGHVERVRDPADRRRIRLRATGRSERLAAEMLRGYLERLGRVLDQFDDAELDAADRVLRAAIDAMEHPASA
- a CDS encoding long-chain fatty acid--CoA ligase encodes the protein MTIHDRVWHKWYDDGVPPNVDFEDLTIDQIFDESVERYADRPAVVFLNSRLSYRQLRDHVDSLATALAGMGVGQDSRVAIHLPNIPQTVIAFFATQRLGAQAVMTNPLYVPRELEHQWNDAAVKVAITADFLFERHIRAMRDSLPVRHYVIASIPEYLRFPLNRLAPLRLKRMDPPTYAKVAPGPGIHRFRALVDATSPSPPSVDISMDDVALLQYTGGTTGVSKGAQLTQRNISYNVQQVTAWFPTVEPGREVLLAAVPYFHVLGLTCCLNWPIHAGAAMVLMPNPRDIPEMVKNISRHRVTLFPAVPAMFNAINHHPGVDTIDLSSVKACFSGSAPLSEEVQRRFETLTGSKIVEGYGLTETSPVTHANPMWGTRKIGHVGLPVPSTDARIVDPDPDPDTAEMPVGQEGELIIRGPQVMKGYWQMPEATDDMIRDGWLYTGDLAVMDADGYFRIVGRKKDLIIASGYNVYPDEIDGVLMSHPAVLDACTIGIPDERRGETVKAFVVRHPDRQVSEADLTGFCREQLAAYKVPTAIEFRDDLPKSAALKTLRRVLRDEVVPDA